The following proteins are encoded in a genomic region of Populus trichocarpa isolate Nisqually-1 chromosome 13, P.trichocarpa_v4.1, whole genome shotgun sequence:
- the LOC7474594 gene encoding uncharacterized protein LOC7474594 isoform X1, giving the protein MMNHECCLVMDAWIREAQETTKLVEDIESRIKNKDLAEENRLRDIAQSKLIEAGVKLDRLESLLHNPPSKPALTIEDSEFRWKMISDLQLRTRALALRLYTSTKRAGGFLVSTTTGTSRTTNSLDQDQKRKLHSKFDPELLTLLTSEDTTQDQVQFKNSGSFISTSLIKKVCWTFCLILGAAALLFVLVIICAVI; this is encoded by the exons atgatgaatCATGAGTGCTGTCTAGTTATGGATGCATGGATAAGGGAAGCACAAGAGACAACAAAGTTGGTGGAGGACATAGAAAGCAGAATAAAGAACAAAGACTTAGCCGAAGAAAATAGGCTCAGAGACATTGCTCAATCGAAGCTAATTGAAGCTGGAGTCAAGCTTGATCGCCTTGAATCACTCCTTCATAACCCACCTTCAAAGCCTGCCTT AACTATAGAAGATTCGGAATTTCGATGGAAAATGATATCGGATTTACAGCTAAGAACACGAGCACTGGCTCTCCGTCTCTATACATCAACAAAGAG GGCAGGAGGTTTTCTGGTTTCAACTACCACTGGAACCAGTAGAACAACCAACAGCCTTGATCAAG ATCAGAAAAGGAAGTTGCACTCCAAATTCGATCCAGAGCTGCTCACGCTGCTTACT TCAGAGGATACAACCCAAGATCAAGTGCAG TTCAAGAATTCTggttcttttatttcaacaagtTTAATCAAGAAGGTGTGCTGGACCTTCTGTTTGATTCTTGGAGCAGCTGCACTGCTATTTGTCTTGGTTATAATCTGCGCAGTAATATAA
- the LOC7474594 gene encoding uncharacterized protein LOC7474594 isoform X2, translated as MISDLQLRTRALALRLYTSTKRAGGFLVSTTTGTSRTTNSLDQDQKRKLHSKFDPELLTLLTSEDTTQDQVQFKNSGSFISTSLIKKVCWTFCLILGAAALLFVLVIICAVI; from the exons ATGATATCGGATTTACAGCTAAGAACACGAGCACTGGCTCTCCGTCTCTATACATCAACAAAGAG GGCAGGAGGTTTTCTGGTTTCAACTACCACTGGAACCAGTAGAACAACCAACAGCCTTGATCAAG ATCAGAAAAGGAAGTTGCACTCCAAATTCGATCCAGAGCTGCTCACGCTGCTTACT TCAGAGGATACAACCCAAGATCAAGTGCAG TTCAAGAATTCTggttcttttatttcaacaagtTTAATCAAGAAGGTGTGCTGGACCTTCTGTTTGATTCTTGGAGCAGCTGCACTGCTATTTGTCTTGGTTATAATCTGCGCAGTAATATAA
- the LOC7474595 gene encoding uncharacterized protein LOC7474595, which translates to MRDFPSCFGENGVQVADSSSSNTSKNAQNLVTCVYQCRIRGRSCLITITWSKNLMGQGLSVGIDDSANHCLCKVDIKPWLFSKRKGSKSLEAYSCKIDIYWDLSSAKFGSGPEPSEGFYVAVVVDRQMALLLGDMRKEAFKKTGATPIPSNTVFVAKREHVFGKKAFRTKAQFCDNGQIHDLVIECDTIGVSDPCLLLRVDCKTVMQVKQLRWKFRGNHTILVDGLAVELFWDVHNWLFGTSVGNAVFMFKTCSSAEKLWASQPLSDPNGLPRSFSQRFLDSRSQNLGFSLILYAWKHE; encoded by the coding sequence ATGAGAGATTTCCCATCTTGTTTTGGTGAAAATGGGGTTCAAGTGGCTGATTCTTCGTCTTCAAATACTAGTAAAAATGCACAGAATTTGGTTACTTGTGTGTATCAATGTCGAATTCGAGGCCGGTCTTGCTTGATCACTATTACATGGAGTAAGAATTTGATGGGTCAAGGTCTAAGTGTAGGGATTGATGATTCTGCAAATCATTGTTTATGTAAGGTTGATATTAAACCGTGGTTGttctcaaaaagaaaagggtctAAGAGTTTAGAGGCATATTCTtgtaaaattgatatatattggGACCTTTCATCAGCTAAATTTGGATCTGGGCCTGAACCATCAGAGGGATTTTATGTTGCTGTTGTTGTGGATAGGCAAATGGCTCTCCTTCTTGGGGATATGAGAAAAGAAGCTTTCAAGAAAACTGGTGCCACTCCTATTCCTTCCAATACTGTTTTTGTTGCAAAAAGAGAGCATGTTTTTGGCAAGAAAGCGTTCCGTACCAAGGCTCAGTTTTGTGACAATGGTCAAATTCATGATCTCGTGATTGAATGTGACACGATTGGTGTCAGTGACCCATGTCTTTTGCTTCGTGTGGACTGTAAGACAGTGATGCAGGTGAAGCAACTCCGGTGGAAGTTCCGGGGGAACCATACCATATTGGTTGATGGGCTAGCAGTTGAATTGTTTTGGGATGTACATAATTGGCTCTTTGGTACATCAGTTGGAAATGCTGTTTTTATGTTCAAGACTTGCTCCTCAGCTGAGAAGTTGTGGGCTAGCCAACCGCTTTCAGATCCAAATGGGTTGCCGCGGTCCTTCTCCCAGAGATTTCTGGATTCCAGATCACAAAATCTtggtttttcattgattttgtaTGCTTGGAAGCATGAATAG
- the LOC7471049 gene encoding protein NDL2, whose protein sequence is MGESSDSVSVDIDMLSFGGKEHVVKTSRGSISVYVCGDQEKPALITYPDVALNSMTCFQGLLFSPDAASLLLHNFCIYHIDAPGHELGADVISSDVPLLSVDDLADQVAEVLDFFGLKQVLCLGVMAGAYILTLFTMRYQERVLGLILVSPVCKAPSWTEWFYNKVLMNLLYFYGMCGILKECLLQRYFSKEIRCSVQGAEADIIQACRRLLDERKSLNVMRFLQAINERYDLTEDLENLQCRTLIFVGESSQFHDESVYMSTKMGKKTCALVEVEACGSLVTEEHPYAMIIPIEFFLMGFGYHRQPYFASSSSIGSNPTSPSSRCCIAPELLSPESLGIKLKPIKTRVDIDVKV, encoded by the exons ATGGGTGAGTCAAGTGACTCAGTTTCGGTGGATATTGACATGCTATCTTTTGGTGGGAAG GAGCATGTGGTGAAAACAAGCAGAGGTTCAATCTCTGTGTATGTTTGTGGTGATCAAGAGAAGCCTGCTTTGATAACTTACCCTGATGTTGCTCTTAATT CTATGACTTGTTTCCAAGGTCTCTTATTTAGCCCTGATGCAGCTTCCTTGTTGCTCCATAACTTCTGCATATACCACATTGATGCCCCAGGGCACGAG TTGGGAGCTGATGTCATTTCTTCTGATGTTCCGTTACTTAGTGTTGATGACTTAGCAGACCAGGTTGCTGAAGTGCTTGATTTCTTCGG GCTGAAACAGGTTCTGTGCTTAGGCGTAATGGCTGGTGCTTACATCCTGACACTTTTTACT ATGAGATATCAAGAACGGGTGCTTGGGCTAATTCTTGTTTCCCCTGTTTGCAAGGCACCTTCATGGACTGAATGGTTTTACAATAAG GTGTTAATGAACTTGTTATACTTCTACGGAATGTGTGGAATATTGAAGGAATGCCTTCTCCAGCGTTACTTCAGTAAG GAAATTAGGTGCAGTGTGCAGGGCGCAGAAGCAGACATCATTCAAGCTTGTAGAAGG TTGCTGGATGAAAGAAAAAGTTTGAATGTAATGCGCTTTCTTCAAGCAATCAATGA GAGGTATGACCTTACAGAGGACTTGGAGAATTTGCAGTGCAGGACACTTATTTTTGTGGGGGAAAGTAGTCAATTTCATGATGAATCAGTATACATGAGTACCAAAATGGGCAAGAAAACTTGTGCTCTTGTTGAG GTTGAAGCATGTGGTTCATTAGTCACAGAAGAGCACCCTTATGCCATGATAATTCCGATAGAGTTTTTTCTAATGGGGTTTGGGTACCACAGACAACCGTATTTTGCTTCCTCATCAAGTATTGGCTCCAACCCTACCAGTCCTTCAAGTCGCTGCTGTATAGCGCCGGAACTTCTCTCCCCTGAGAGTCTGGGTATCAAGCTCAAACCAATCAAAACCCGTGTAGACATTGATGTCAAAGTATGA
- the LOC18104059 gene encoding protein tesmin/TSO1-like CXC 4, giving the protein IRVLEAAKSTGLSVEQSECFIPGNSGKGVIAKPPSEHLELPIEERKALKHGCASPGGNMIMVPLIAIPEPEMAGNLNERYQSYESERDLSKIGQTGQNEDEPGCDWVALISDVADILTFEPSIDEESAEERKMVDPGTISFISTVLQVPQDNNNDSETSNCVGSFQHCDMGDLGIQPKEFGEKNEVDQTPSVLPSTLLDKPIVTDASATVDVKGKNCQSIGKLHKIRRRCLVFEMGAHKKKLAFESNSSSTSSQLDHNGAYLEKHAAPRRTEKGKTLSALSGRGIGLHLNALTTASNGKAVKIETRASVKQEISEPPSPATKMTSGQDPAIKSIALTTVQTNFVPFDNKNKTMENAPHASMVVNEEFGISSPNMKRQKLENQGASRKRCNCKRSKCLKLYCECFAAGLYCIEPCSCLDCFNNPGHEGTVLETRGQIESRNPLAFAPKVIRNLDSASEFRGGVGCSSYCRCEGCKNTFGCKSGVEEDDLKWEESKIHEDASDLNLLDIIEKGEDHPDLMPPSQNSRSPVHLQIPISGQLQGSSL; this is encoded by the exons ATTAGGGTTTTGGAGGCTGCTAAATCAACTGGTTTGAGTGTTGAACAATCAGAATGCTTCATTCCTGGGAATTCAGGTAAAGGGGTTATTGCTAAGCCACCCAGCGAGCACTTGGAATTACCAATCGAGGAGCGAAAAGCCTTGAAACATGGTTGTGCTAGCCCAGGTGGTAACATGATCATGGTGCCTCTCATTGCAATTCCTGAGCCAGAGATGGCAGGCAATTTAAATGAAAGATATCAATCATATGAAAGTGAAAGGGATTTAAGTAAAATTGGTCAAACTGGGCAAAATGAAGATGAACCAGGATGTGATTGGGTGGCTCTGATTTCTGATGTAGCTGATATCTTGACCTTCGAGCCATCCATTGATGAGGAATCTGCTGAGGAGCGAAAAATGGTGGATCCTGGGACCATATCTTTCATCTCAACTGTTCTACAGGTTCCACAGGATAACAACAATGATTCAGAAACTTCCAATTGTGTAGGTTCTTTCCAGCATTGTGATATGGGAGATCTGGGAATTCAGCCAAAAGAATTTGGAGAAAAGAACGAAGTAGATCAGACTCCATCTGTACTTCCTAGCACTTTACTAGATAAACCAATAGTTACTGATGCGTCTGCAACAGTTGATGTCAAGGGGAAGAACTGCCAGTCTATCGGCAAG CTGCATAAAATACGAAGGCGGTGCCTGGTTTTTGAGATGGGAgctcataaaaagaaattagcaTTTGAATCTAATAGTAGTTCAACCTCGTCACAATTAGATCATAATGGTGCCTACTTGGAAAAGCATGCAGCTCCTAGGAGGACAGAAAAGGGAAAGACATTATCTGCATTATCTGGAAGGGGTATTGGTTTGCACTTGAATGCTCTCACTACTGCAAGCAATGGCAAAGCTGTCAAGATTGAGACTCGAGCTTCTGTAAAGCAAGAAATAAGTGAACCTCCTTCCCCTGCTACGAAAATGACATCTGGTCAAGATCCTGCTATTAAATCCATAGCTCTGACCACTGTGCAAACAAATTTTGTTCcttttgataacaaaaataagacCATGGAAAATGCTCCTCACGCATCAATGGTTGTGAATGAAGAGTTTGGCATAAGCAGTCCCAACATGAAGAG gCAAAAATTGGAAAATCAAGGAGCATCACGCAAGCGCTGCAATTGTAAGAGATCAAAATGCCTAAAGCT TTATTGTGAATGCTTTGCTGCTGGTCTCTATTGTATTGAGCCTTGTTCATGTCTAGATTGTTTTAACAATCCTGGTCATGAAGGCACTGTTTTGGAAACACGCGGACAGATTGAGTCTCGCAACCCTCTTGCATTTGCTCCCAAAGTGATAAGAAACTTGGATTCTGCCTCTGAATTTAGG GGTGGTGTTGGTTGCTCTTCCTACTGTAGATGCGAAGGATGTAAAAACACTTTTGGTTGCAAGAGTG GAGTTGAAGAAGATGACCTGAAATGGGAGGAATCTAAAATACATGAGGATGCATCAGACCTGAATTTACTTGATATAATAGAAAAGGGTGAAGATCACCCAGATCTTATGCCACCTTCTCAAAATTCCAG GTCTCCAGTTCATCTGCAAATCCCCATTAGTGGGCAGCTCCAAGGATCTTCCCTTTGA